A genomic region of Colletotrichum destructivum chromosome 1, complete sequence contains the following coding sequences:
- a CDS encoding Putative PD-(D/E)XK nuclease, with protein MPLLEAQIYSWLHQLDDQTSDAAAAAVASIKPIPEQRQTSQSRKRHWPLTPVSSSDMEAPSKRRREDLASLSTSASTSASVSGSEMDIEATPRQPKTFRPNLPARTSSQRSNVSSSRLSPKKQLADRQNKPWPILVRQYGPDEADLPSSLRQLWKDLARYSRGTKVIAKSAEEEITAAKATSPHLDTIEPWYYDDTATRDGLGASPPVTQVLSLLADAKVCSNEGFCEASWNMTVHREVLKLAVRQYTPTSEEEVFFIPCPTAKIMDMYTDTRGPSRKVDFCMLIEPQGPAADAIRAIQYQDNLFSQSLNHTDYQPLRRRPIALSIETKAPGEGINDAQSQLLVWLEAQWRVLERLSNRVDPSVLLPEFLPGVIVEGHQWYLVASTKSKTETILWMKQLIGTTEEAIGIYSIVCALQYLAHWIRTVYWPAFKRFLSLSPLT; from the exons ATGCCCTTGCTTGAAGCACAAATTTATTCATGGCTACACCAACTTGACGACCAGACGtctgatgccgccgccgccgccgttgcctcGATAAAACCCATCCCCGAACAGCGCCAAACCTCCCAAAGTCGCAAGCGCCACTGGCCTCTGACCCCGGTCTCGTCTTCCGACATGGAGGCACCGTCAAAAAGACGACGAGAGGATCTTGCCTCCTTATCtacctcggcatcgacctcCGCTTCGGTCTCAGGCTCCGAAATGGATATCGAAGCGACCCCGCGCCAGCCCAAAACGTTCCGCCCCAACCTCCCTGCCCGAACCTCGTCCCAACGAAGTAACGTCAGCTCGTCACGTTTGTCACCCAAGaagcagctcgccgaccGGCAGAACAAGCCGTGGCCCATACTAGTCCGCCAGTACGGCCCGGATGAGGCTGACCTTCCCTCATCCCTGCGCCAGCTGTGGAAAGACCTGGCCAGGTACAGCAGGGGAACCAAGGTTATTGCCAAATCTGCAGAG GAGGAAATCACGGCCGCCaaggcgacgtcgccgcaCCTGGATACCATTGAGCCGTGGTACTATGATGACACGGCAACTCGAGATGGACTCGGGGCTTCGCCGCCCGTCACGCAGGTCTTGTCTCTCTTGGCCGATGCCAAGGTCTGCTCCAACGAGGGCTTCTGCGAGGCGTCCTGGAACATGACGGTGCACCGGGAGGTCCTCAAACTTGCGGTGCGGCAATACACTCCAACATCGGAAGAGGAGGTGTTCTTCATCCCATG TCCCACTGCTAAGATCATGGACATGTATACGGACACGCGAGGCCCTTCCCGCAAAGTTGACTTCTGTATGCTCATCGAGCCGCAGGGccctgccgccgacgccatccggGCAATACAATACCAGGACAACCTTTTCAGCCAGTCTCTGAACCATACCGACTATCAGCCATTGCGCCGGCGGCCTATAGCGCTGAGTATCGAAACCAAAGCGCCTGGAGAAGGAATCAACGACGCCCAGAGCCAACTTCTGGTCTGGCTCGAAGCCCAGTGGCGTGTATTGGAGCGGCTTTCCAATCGAGTGGATCCTtcggtgctgctgccggaATTCCTCCCGGGTGTCATTGTCGAAGGACACCAATGGTATTTAGTAGCGAGCACAAAGAGCAAAACAGAAACG ATTTTGTGGATGAAGCAGCTCATAGGTACCACCGAGGAGGCGATTGGCATTTACTCCATTGTCTGCGCGCTGCAATACCTGGCTCATTGGATCCGGACTGTCTACTGGCCTGCTTTCAAGCGGTTTCTGTCCCTTTCCCCATTGACATGA
- a CDS encoding Putative prion-inhibition and propagation, HeLo domain, HeLo domain superfamily yields MEPAGFAIGIVGLADPFSSCLEAIDKVQSYRSARADADVQDTLFNAAKARFEQWGRGVGIDQGRLLDDHHPALDDKGISTSVRDLLHFICDDSHASSRRSTQAAGLGDDLLGSHQSRARHGQSPEPRRRRLAWAFWGKGERTEQVTDLQYGQQWHNEWG; encoded by the coding sequence ATGGAGCCTGCTGGTTTCGCCATTGGCATTGTCGGGCTGGCCGATCCCTTCAGCTCCTGTCTAGAGGCCATCGACAAGGTGCAATCGTATCGATCAGCCCGGGCTGATGCAGACGTGCAAGATACCTTGTTCAATGCCGCCAAAGCCCGCTTCGAGCAGTGGGGACGAGGCGTAGGGATCGATCAAGGGAGACTGCTGGACGATCATCACCCCGCGCTGGATGACAAAGGCATATCAACATCTGTGCGCGACCTCTTGCACTTCATCTGCGACGACAGCCATGCGTCTTCTCGACGCTCGACCCAAGCCGCcgggctgggcgacgacTTGCTGGGGTCGCACCAGTCGCGAGCCCGTCACGGCCAGTCGCCCGAGCCGAGGAGACGCAGACTGGCATGGGCTTTCTGGGGCAAGGGAGAACGCACAGAGCAGGTGACAGATCTTCAGTATGGTCAGCAGTGGCATAATGAATGGGGATAA